One window of the Sphaerochaeta associata genome contains the following:
- a CDS encoding alpha/beta hydrolase → MRNKNKRVGRKRWLIVLGLVVLIFILVSLVTTKLVYDAQFRRHDRPDETIHANLRYIDIERDYPRSIVHFTSGKNTLQGYFYGDRSARALMVVAHGLGGGADSSLSQIRHFVDSGFLVFAYDCTGSYDSEGSSTRGFPQSILDLHAALAYLESQPSLASLPRLLFGHSWGGYAVAAVLSYDHDIKAIVSVSGANSAMDIIIEQAKQMMGNSAYIQYPFLWFYQRMLFGKAASFDAVSAINTANIPVLIIHGIEDELVPYDGSAIIAFKDEISNPYVRYITATREGRNGHNNLFRTDEAVTYVEQVNKEYRALYDAYETQIPYEVKQRYYASIDRFRIHALQPSLMQEIDAFLDSAVVQPYP, encoded by the coding sequence ATGAGAAATAAAAACAAACGTGTGGGAAGAAAACGCTGGCTCATTGTATTGGGCTTGGTAGTGCTTATTTTCATCCTCGTCTCCCTTGTTACGACGAAACTTGTCTACGATGCACAATTCCGCCGCCACGACCGTCCTGATGAGACAATTCATGCCAACCTGCGGTATATCGACATTGAGCGCGACTATCCTCGTTCGATTGTACACTTCACATCAGGGAAGAACACATTGCAAGGCTATTTCTATGGAGATCGGAGCGCTCGTGCCTTAATGGTTGTAGCCCACGGGCTTGGAGGAGGAGCGGACAGCTCCCTGAGCCAGATCAGGCACTTTGTCGATTCAGGTTTTTTGGTATTCGCCTACGACTGCACCGGCAGCTATGACAGCGAAGGCTCGAGCACAAGGGGCTTTCCCCAATCGATCTTGGACCTGCATGCCGCCCTCGCTTATCTTGAAAGCCAACCAAGCCTCGCTTCGCTGCCCCGATTGCTCTTCGGCCACAGCTGGGGCGGCTATGCCGTTGCTGCCGTACTTTCGTATGATCACGACATCAAGGCGATTGTCAGTGTCTCCGGGGCCAACTCGGCGATGGACATCATTATTGAACAAGCAAAACAGATGATGGGAAATTCGGCATACATCCAATACCCCTTTCTCTGGTTCTATCAGCGCATGCTGTTCGGCAAGGCGGCTTCCTTTGATGCAGTGTCGGCCATCAACACCGCGAACATACCGGTGCTCATCATCCATGGCATCGAGGATGAGTTGGTTCCCTACGATGGCAGTGCCATCATCGCTTTCAAGGACGAGATATCCAATCCATACGTCAGGTACATCACGGCAACCCGTGAAGGGCGCAACGGCCACAACAATCTCTTTCGCACCGATGAGGCTGTTACGTACGTGGAGCAGGTGAATAAGGAGTATCGAGCGCTCTATGACGCCTACGAAACCCAGATTCCCTATGAGGTGAAGCAGCGTTATTATGCTTCAATCGATCGTTTCAGGATTCATGCCCTACAGCCGAGTCTGATGCAGGAAATAGACGCCTTCCTCGATTCTGCAGTGGTGCAACCATACCCATAG
- a CDS encoding N-acetyltransferase → MISVQPISSKHDWNLFFEFPNTLYRDNPCYVPTLLLDERWNFNPRKNPAFEYCETIAFLAKQDGKVVGRVAALINHKLNKAKEQAYMRFTRYDVIDDIEVSRLLFAAVFAWGREKGMDTIIGPIGFSDLDKQGLLVDGFDQMGMFITLYNHPYYHDHLTQLGFAKDIDWVEYKVFVPKKPDPRIERICKIAQKRHGYRLLSFSKKKEVIPYAHQMFHMYNESFAKLYGFCPLSDGQIDMAIKQFFSLVSLDYIFVVVDALQSVIGFGIMVPSLSKPLRASRGRIFPLGFLHILKALKTHEVLDMYLIAVKPEYFGRGVNAIIMHEGIKRAIANGVLYAETGPELENNDNVQTQWKSFHTEQHKRRRCYIRPLTEESVQ, encoded by the coding sequence ATGATATCCGTTCAACCGATATCCTCAAAACATGATTGGAATTTATTCTTTGAATTTCCCAATACATTGTATAGGGACAACCCCTGCTATGTACCAACCTTGCTGCTCGATGAACGGTGGAACTTCAACCCTAGAAAGAATCCTGCATTCGAATATTGTGAGACCATTGCATTTCTTGCCAAACAGGATGGAAAGGTTGTCGGGCGGGTCGCCGCCCTGATCAACCACAAGCTCAACAAGGCCAAGGAACAGGCATACATGCGGTTCACCCGTTACGACGTCATCGACGACATCGAGGTCAGCCGCCTTCTCTTTGCGGCGGTCTTTGCCTGGGGCAGAGAGAAGGGAATGGATACCATCATCGGCCCCATCGGCTTTTCCGATTTGGACAAGCAGGGCTTGTTGGTTGACGGCTTCGACCAAATGGGGATGTTCATCACCTTGTACAACCACCCCTATTACCATGACCACCTGACGCAACTGGGATTTGCCAAGGACATCGATTGGGTGGAGTACAAGGTGTTCGTTCCCAAAAAACCCGATCCCCGCATTGAAAGGATTTGTAAAATTGCACAGAAACGGCACGGGTATCGGCTGCTCTCCTTCTCCAAGAAGAAGGAGGTCATCCCCTACGCCCACCAGATGTTCCATATGTACAATGAGTCTTTTGCAAAGCTCTACGGGTTCTGCCCGCTCAGCGACGGACAGATCGATATGGCCATCAAGCAGTTCTTCAGTCTGGTGAGTCTGGACTATATTTTCGTTGTCGTCGACGCACTGCAGTCGGTCATAGGTTTCGGCATCATGGTGCCATCGCTGTCAAAACCTCTGCGCGCTTCCCGCGGAAGGATTTTCCCCTTGGGATTCCTGCACATCCTCAAGGCCCTCAAAACTCACGAGGTGCTGGATATGTACCTCATTGCCGTCAAGCCGGAGTATTTCGGAAGGGGTGTCAATGCGATCATCATGCACGAAGGCATCAAACGCGCCATTGCAAACGGGGTTCTCTATGCGGAGACGGGTCCTGAGCTGGAGAACAACGACAATGTACAGACTCAGTGGAAGAGCTTTCACACCGAGCAACACAAGCGTCGAAGGTGTTATATCCGTCCATTGACCGAAGAATCCGTGCAATGA
- a CDS encoding RnfABCDGE type electron transport complex subunit D, producing MKIQKQQAMRTVLYGLAPLCFAALYFFGWRFIATLAVVNATGLLCEWLMFKRYGFKVTESLFVSCTLFALSLPPTIPLWIAAMGIAFGIIFGKMVFGGFGKNIFNPAITARAFVYISFGVPMTAAFVEDATSLGFFPAALGSWLSKADSVSAATPLVTKGEPLLDLFLGFTSGSFGETSALLILLGGLYIIYKKAANWKIVVASLLSFTLLQTIFWASGLQITTEHGLVGVSSPLVALFSGSFLLAAFFMITDPVSASQSTDAGRWIYGALFGLLTVLIRTFSTWIEGVTFAILIANMFAPLLDTLLKSAKAKKKQKGAQGGAA from the coding sequence GTGAAAATTCAGAAACAACAGGCCATGCGTACAGTCCTCTATGGACTCGCCCCGCTTTGCTTTGCCGCACTGTATTTTTTTGGTTGGCGGTTCATTGCCACTCTTGCTGTCGTTAACGCCACAGGACTCTTGTGTGAATGGCTCATGTTCAAACGGTATGGATTCAAGGTTACCGAATCGCTGTTCGTCTCCTGTACGTTGTTTGCGCTCTCGCTGCCTCCAACCATACCCCTGTGGATAGCAGCCATGGGCATCGCCTTCGGCATCATCTTCGGGAAAATGGTATTCGGCGGTTTCGGAAAGAATATTTTCAATCCAGCCATTACCGCCAGGGCGTTCGTCTATATCAGCTTTGGAGTCCCGATGACCGCCGCATTCGTTGAAGATGCCACCTCTCTCGGCTTTTTTCCTGCAGCTCTGGGGTCGTGGCTCAGCAAGGCCGACAGCGTCTCAGCGGCCACCCCGCTGGTAACCAAGGGCGAACCGCTGCTCGACCTGTTCCTGGGCTTTACCAGTGGAAGTTTCGGTGAAACCAGTGCCTTGTTGATCCTTCTCGGAGGCCTGTACATCATCTACAAGAAGGCTGCCAACTGGAAAATTGTTGTCGCTTCTCTGCTCTCGTTCACCCTTTTGCAGACCATCTTCTGGGCAAGCGGACTGCAGATTACAACCGAGCATGGACTGGTGGGAGTCTCATCCCCCTTGGTCGCCCTCTTTTCGGGCAGCTTCCTGCTTGCTGCTTTTTTCATGATTACAGATCCTGTATCCGCCTCCCAGTCGACTGATGCCGGCAGATGGATCTACGGCGCCCTTTTCGGCCTCTTGACCGTGTTGATCCGCACCTTCTCCACCTGGATTGAAGGGGTGACCTTCGCAATCCTCATCGCCAACATGTTCGCACCCCTGCTTGACACCCTGCTTAAAAGTGCAAAAGCAAAGAAGAAGCAGAAAGGCGCGCAAGGAGGTGCTGCATGA